From the genome of Sediminibacter sp. Hel_I_10:
GGACCGGGCAAGGCACGCTTTAAAATTTTAAAGGTTGTGGTGTCAATCTGTTTTACATAATCACTCAAATTGCTCAAGTCTTTGCAAATAAAGGAGAAATTTGATTTTTCTAATTTCACGCCCTTAATGCGCGCTACCTTTTCCAAGGCTTTAATGTTATTAATATCACAGCCCAAACCGTAAACGGTATCTGTAGGATATATGATAAGTCCACCCGCTTTTAAGACTTTAATTACCTTCTTAATTTCCTTTGGGTTGGGATTTTCTTCGTAGATTCTTATTAATTCAGCCATAATATATATCTTTCCTTAGCGTTTACAATGTAACTAATAATTTCATTATGAGAAACATCAACCAAATCTTCTTTCTGATCATCTTACTTTTAGGGTTACAGGCTTGTTCAAAATCAGATGCCAACTCCAGTTTAGAAGAGTTAGAAAGCTTAGAGTACGCCGAGCTATTGGAGGTCTCTTATGGTGAAGATCCTGAGCAAACTTTTGATATCTATTTACCTGCCTATAGAACCGAAGACACTAAAGTAATGATCTTAGTGCATGGTGGCGGCTGGACCTCTGGCGATAAAACTGATATGAACCTAATAAAAGATCTCATTCAAACAGATCTTCCAGATCTTGCCATCGTCAACATTAACTACAGATTGGCTAATCCAGATCATCTGCCATTCCCAATGCAAATTGATGATATTACTGCGGTTGTTAATCATCTTCAAGATAATCAAAGTACATATGTGATATCCAATGCTATCGGATTTTTAGGCACAAGCGCTGGGGCTCAATTATCTCTACTTTGGAGCTATGCTCATGATACCGATAATCTTGTAAAAATGGTGGCCAGTATTGTTGGCCCTACCAACTTCACAGATCCCGCCTATTTAGAATCTAACAATCCTTTAGCCTTAGCACTTATCGCCAGCTTTGGGATTGACACCTCAACAGCATTTTTAGAGTATGTAAGCCCATATCATCGTGCTACAACTACATCGCCTCCAACAATTTTGTTTAATGGAGGAAGCGACCCATTAGTGCCAACAAGTCAAGGTGTAGATATGGATGCTAAGCTCACAGAGCTTGGTATAACGCACAGCTTTACATTGTATCCTAATGAAGCACATGGATGGGATGGAGAAGAATTGATAGATACTTGGACCTCTATAAAAGCATTTACTCAAGTACACCTGGATTAAACCTGTAACAAATGGCGTTTTTTGGAGTCTGCTAAATATGAGAACATCCATTTTATTTTACCTTCTAATCGTACTACCCTGTATTGGTTTCGCCATAACAGAACCTCCACTAATCACTTTTCCTAAGGCGGAAATTTTAAGCGAACACACTACGAGAATACCATTTAAATTGGTAGATCACCTTATTGTCATAGAAGCCGAACTTCTAGATCAAAAGGGAAATTTTATTATTGACACAGGATCAGAAACCCTAATTCTCAATAAAGTTCATTTTAAGTCTGGCAAATCTATTTTTGGAAGTAGAGAAACTTCTGGTGTTATTGATAGAATAGAAAATCCTGTAGAACAACGACTCCGAGAGTTTATGATCAAGGACATTCTTATTGAAGATAAAATGTCTGATGTCATAGATCTGTCTCATATTGAAATCAGTAAAAAAATCCATTTGCTAGGCATCATCGGTTACAATATCTTGAAAGATTATGAGGTTTTTGTAGACATGTACCTCAACCAAATTACACTCTCAAGGGTAGACCGAAAAGGAGAGAAATTAGATCATAGCGTCTATTTGGAGAAGATAGTAGACACTATCAATTTCAGCTTAAAAAAACACACCATTGTCTTAGAGGCGTTCATCAATGATGAGAAAGTAACATTTGGCTTAGATACCGGAGCAGAATACAACCAGCTTAATAAACGCAGCAAGAAAAGGGTTTTAAAATACTTTTATCCTAGTCAGCGTATTTTGCTTTCTGGGCTTAGCGGAAATCAAATGGAAGTCATGGCAGGAAAATTGTATCGTGTAAAATTATCAAACACCATCTATTTTGCACCTATGGAAACCCTACTCACTAATTTGCACCAAATGAATGATGCCTTCGGGACCTCATTAGATGGGGTCTTGGGCTATGAATTTTTTAGACAACAACGAACCATCATTAACTATAAAAAAGAGCAACTGTATTTTATTGCTTTTCCTATAAACAAACATTGAACTATTCATTAACATATCGCTTCTTTCTGGTTCTGGTCATAGCCATAAGCTCAACCTTTGCCCAAAACCCAACTACAAAGGGGTATAGCATTGATGGTAATGACATTGTATTTACCTTTCATCGGGATGATTATCAGGTGTATTCTGATGATGCCCTTGGAGGCCGTATTCCATTTGATGAACTCGATGTCAATAACGTGGTCGTATCGGGAGAGTTCAACGATTGGTCTAAATACCGATGGAAAATGGAGAAGATTGATAAGAATACGTATCAATTACGAAAACCCATTAGCAATTTTAATAATGCTTTTTCTTGGGAGTTCAAGTTTATTGTGAATAATCAATATTGGGCAGAGCCTACCAACAATGATGTCAATATCGCTCAAGCTACCGAAGAAGGACGGCCGTTGCATGTCTTTAATCTCAACATGTTCACCAATGCCTACCCTAGTCCAAAAGGTAATGTGCGTTTTAGATTGAGAGGTTATGAAGATGCAGAGAACGTCATCTTAGCCGGGTCTTTTAATAAATGGAACGAAGGACTTTTTAAATTATACAAAATTGAAAATGGTTGGGAATTGCTGTTGCAAATGACACCTGGCGATTATCAATATCGATTTATTGTTGATGGTCAATGGATGGAAGACCCCAGCAATCCAGACAGAATCCCTAATGAGTTTGGAGAATACAACTCTCACATTAATATTGGAAAACACGTTACCTTTCTATTGAAAGGTCATCAAGATGCCAAAACGGTGATTCTAGCTGGTTCTTTTAATGATTGGAATGAGAATGAGCTATCCATGCAAAAAACAGAGAGCGGCTATTGGTCTTACCGACTACCGCTTTCCGCAGGAAAACACCATTACAAGTTTATTGTGGATGGTGAGTGGCTTCTAGATCCTTCAAATCCTGTTAAGGAACGTGACGGCATGGGCCACGTCAACTCCGTACATATGGTCAAATAATTGGCCTCATCTAAACGGCTCTACTTACTTTTGTTTTCTATATTCCATAAACTTCACAAACGGGTTTGTATCTCTATTCATAAACCCATGAACCCCAGAACTCGTAATTAAAATAACGGCTAACGCCACTGCAGAATACACAATACTATCATGTATTTCAGAATTGGCATAAGCGATGGCAATCAAAGCCCAAGCCCCTACTAAAGCAAATTCCCGCATGTTTCTTTGCCATGTTACTGCAAGATTAATCACTGTAGCCACAACCATCATGATGATGGTCCATTTTACTTCGGAAATTCCAAAACCATCCCATCCCGTTTTTACTAAAAAAGACGACACGTTTGCGATAACAGCTACGGTAACCCAACCACTATAAAACACAAAAGGCCACCACAAAAATGAGATTACCGAAATTGGCGCATCCCAGAGTTCCATACTATTATCTATCACAATTTTAAGTAAAGATAACAACAGCAATACTATAAAAACGCAGGATAGACCGGTATAACCATATAGCCAGCAAAACACCCAGGCACTATTTGCCAAACATGAAATCACAAAAGACCAGCCAATTCTTAATACAAAATCATCGTTTCTCACTTTAACAAATAAGCTTCTCCCTTGATACACAATAAAGCCCAATAAGAGTAAATAAATAAAGCCCCAAATAGAGAAGGCATATCCCGCAGGTGTAAAAAGTGAATTTAAGCCATCAGAAACCTCACCAATGGTTGTGTTATTAAGCTTTCCTGTATTTGACAAGTAATTTATAATAATGGTAGACACTAAAGCAACGCCATTGGCGACTTGTAATATTTTTTTCATTTTTTCTATAATTATCGGTTATGGAAGATAAAGAATTTGAACCCAAAGACGATTCTTATTCAATGAAAGTTAAACTTTATTACCTTTGAAATTAACGGCTGAATAGAACAACCCCATATAACTATGGCTAGTTCTTCTCTTGCCAGTAAGCACTTTAGTGACTCCTATATTATAATAAATAGCTCTTATAAATAGTCTTGATATTGCATGACCCTAAAATCAAAGGTGTTGAAATCTGGATTATTAGCTTTTAGTTGTTGATATAAGGGCGACCGACTGATAGAGATATTTGCTGCTCCTGAGCTTGAAGTGAGAGAGACTGTTTTGATTGTTCTCGATTGCAATATTGATTTGTTTGACGCAATGTCTATTTCAAATTCGTGAATTTTTGGAGCTTCTTTCGATACTAATTTTAATTTTAAACCATGTTCGCGAAGCTGTTTTCTAAAGAAGTATTCGGGGCCGTTTTTACTATTTCCACCAATAAATACGAGCATTTCTATGTTGGGATAATGTTTTAAGATCCCGATAAGGTCACGAAGTTTCACTTCTTTCATCCCAAGGTCTGAGGCATCTATCTTATCTCGTTTAGCACTCTCTACAATATCGCACACACCAATGCAATGCTCCGTCAAAAAAGATTTACGTTGATTTACGGCTGCTTCAGAATTATCATATCTCAAATTTAAGTTATAAATGGCATCAATAAATTTCCAAAGTGAATTGTGATAACTTCCGTAGCAAAAATCAACATCTTTTTCTAATAGCTCTCCAGTAGTAAATCGAGGTGGCGGTAAGGTACCAACAATCAACTTTGTGCTGTTATCTTTAATAAATGGCGGATAAGGATGTTTGTGAAAGAACATATCATTAGGTTGATAGTTATTGCCTATTTTCGTAACTTCAATTTTCACTATAAAATATCATACACTTGGGAAAAGGCGATAAAAAATCGAAACGAGGAAAAATCAACAGAGGCAGCTTTGGCGTAAGACGTCCGCGTATCAAAAAACGACCTAAAACTGAAGATAAAATCAATCCGAATAAAAAGGCCTAGCCGTTATCTCGTAAAGACCAATTCGTTTTCTGACGATAATTTTTCGGTAAAACGGTAGTTGTCCAAATCAAATCCTTTGAGATCTTCTGCTGTTTTAGCATCTGTATTTACGATGTATCGAGACATAAGCCCTCTTGCTAATTTTGAATAGATGGCGATAGTTTTATAATCACCATTTTTTAATTCCTGAAACTTAATGTCCAGGACAGGTACTTTCAAGGTTTTAGTATCTACTGCTTTAAAATATTCATTACTCGCCAGGTTCACAAACAGCTCATCGGTAAATAACTCCTTATTTAAGGCCTCGGTAATGCTTTGGCTCCAAAATTCATATAAGTTTTTATGTTTTCCCACGGGAAATTTAGTGCCCATTTCCAGACGGTAAGGCTGAATCAAATCCAAAGGTTTTAATACACCATAAAGACCAGACAATATCCTCACCGTATCCTGTAGTTTATTGATCTTCTCATTCTCAATCGTATAAGCATCTAAACCACGGTAAACATCCCCACTAAAAGCATAAATTGCTGGCCTAGCGTTGTTAGTATCAAATGGCACTTTAAATTCTTGATTGCGCTCATAATTAAGATCTGCCAAATTATCGGAAATACTCATAAGCTTTGACAGCTGTTTTCGAGATTTCTCTTTAAGCAAACTATTGATCTTTTCAGCTTCATTTAAAAATTGAGGCTCGGTGTGTTTTGAAGTTGGTAACTTACTATCGTAATCTAAGGATTTTGCAGGGGATAATACTAGTTTCATATGTTGGTCCTGTAACTCAGGAATGGATTTTAATTAATATACTATTTCTAATTTTTATAAAAATACCATCCAAATCGCGTTCTTCCAACCAATTTGTTTTCTTATTACCAATCCTAAGATAGATTTTGATAATTGTAAAAATAATCACTCTAATTATCGATCTCTGCGTTAAGGATAGAAGCGGCATCCTTTTTTCTAGAACAAAGTCAATGCAATACTCTCATTATAACATTGAAAAAAGATACAGCGGACAGCCTGACCACGCCAAAGCGTGGTAACGCCCAAGACAGTAAATATTTACTCCTCAATATGTGTGGCGTAATTACGCCATTTGTCTATACACTGCTGCATGTCTTCTGGCACAGGAGAATCAAAGCTGAGGTGCTCTCCAGTAACTGGATGCACAAAGCCTAAAGTTTTGGCGTGAAGTGCCTGTCTCGGTAATACCTTAAAGCAATTATCTACAAATTGTTTGTACTTGCTAAATGTGGTTCCTTTTAAAATACGTTCTCCACCATAACGTTCATCATTAAATAAGGTATGGCCAATATGCTTCATGTGTACACGAATTTGATGGGTACGCCCTGTCTCCAACTTACAAGACACTAGGGTTACATATCCTAAACGTTCTATAACTTTATAATGTGTTACTGCAGGCTTGCCTTTATCGGCATCGTCGCCCTCAAAAACGGTATTTTGCAGACGATTTTTAGGATGGCGACCTATATTGCCCTCAACCGTTCCCTCATCTTCAACCATATTGCCCCAAACAATTGCGACGTACTCGCGCTCACTGGTTTTATTAAAAAACTGCTTAGAGAGATGGGTCATGGCCTGCTCGGTTTTGGCAATAACCAATAAACCACTCGTGTCTTTATCAATACGATGCACCAAACCTGGGCGATCACTCGAGTTATTGGGTAAATTGTCAAAATGAAACACCAAAGCATTGATCAGTGTACCAGAGTAATTACCATGGCCAGGATGTACCACCATCCCAGGTTGTTTATTAACCACTAAAAGCACATCATCTTCGTAGACGATATCTAACGGGATGTCTTCTGGAGTTAAAAGAAATTCATAAGGCGGATGCTCTAAAAGCACGCGTATTTGATCTAAAGGTTTAACCTTATAGTTTGATTTTACGGGTGTATCATTTACATAAATACTCCCATCTTTTGCTGCGGCTTGTATCTTATTACGTGTGGCATTTTCAATGCGGTTCAT
Proteins encoded in this window:
- a CDS encoding alpha/beta hydrolase, with the translated sequence MRNINQIFFLIILLLGLQACSKSDANSSLEELESLEYAELLEVSYGEDPEQTFDIYLPAYRTEDTKVMILVHGGGWTSGDKTDMNLIKDLIQTDLPDLAIVNINYRLANPDHLPFPMQIDDITAVVNHLQDNQSTYVISNAIGFLGTSAGAQLSLLWSYAHDTDNLVKMVASIVGPTNFTDPAYLESNNPLALALIASFGIDTSTAFLEYVSPYHRATTTSPPTILFNGGSDPLVPTSQGVDMDAKLTELGITHSFTLYPNEAHGWDGEELIDTWTSIKAFTQVHLD
- a CDS encoding aspartyl protease family protein produces the protein MRTSILFYLLIVLPCIGFAITEPPLITFPKAEILSEHTTRIPFKLVDHLIVIEAELLDQKGNFIIDTGSETLILNKVHFKSGKSIFGSRETSGVIDRIENPVEQRLREFMIKDILIEDKMSDVIDLSHIEISKKIHLLGIIGYNILKDYEVFVDMYLNQITLSRVDRKGEKLDHSVYLEKIVDTINFSLKKHTIVLEAFINDEKVTFGLDTGAEYNQLNKRSKKRVLKYFYPSQRILLSGLSGNQMEVMAGKLYRVKLSNTIYFAPMETLLTNLHQMNDAFGTSLDGVLGYEFFRQQRTIINYKKEQLYFIAFPINKH
- a CDS encoding uracil-DNA glycosylase family protein; this encodes MFFHKHPYPPFIKDNSTKLIVGTLPPPRFTTGELLEKDVDFCYGSYHNSLWKFIDAIYNLNLRYDNSEAAVNQRKSFLTEHCIGVCDIVESAKRDKIDASDLGMKEVKLRDLIGILKHYPNIEMLVFIGGNSKNGPEYFFRKQLREHGLKLKLVSKEAPKIHEFEIDIASNKSILQSRTIKTVSLTSSSGAANISISRSPLYQQLKANNPDFNTFDFRVMQYQDYL
- a CDS encoding 30S ribosomal protein THX, whose protein sequence is MGKGDKKSKRGKINRGSFGVRRPRIKKRPKTEDKINPNKKA
- the yaaA gene encoding peroxide stress protein YaaA is translated as MKLVLSPAKSLDYDSKLPTSKHTEPQFLNEAEKINSLLKEKSRKQLSKLMSISDNLADLNYERNQEFKVPFDTNNARPAIYAFSGDVYRGLDAYTIENEKINKLQDTVRILSGLYGVLKPLDLIQPYRLEMGTKFPVGKHKNLYEFWSQSITEALNKELFTDELFVNLASNEYFKAVDTKTLKVPVLDIKFQELKNGDYKTIAIYSKLARGLMSRYIVNTDAKTAEDLKGFDLDNYRFTEKLSSENELVFTR
- a CDS encoding RluA family pseudouridine synthase → MTTVDTSTDEQDDELFEHHAFSVDKGQNPLRIDKYLMNRIENATRNKIQAAAKDGSIYVNDTPVKSNYKVKPLDQIRVLLEHPPYEFLLTPEDIPLDIVYEDDVLLVVNKQPGMVVHPGHGNYSGTLINALVFHFDNLPNNSSDRPGLVHRIDKDTSGLLVIAKTEQAMTHLSKQFFNKTSEREYVAIVWGNMVEDEGTVEGNIGRHPKNRLQNTVFEGDDADKGKPAVTHYKVIERLGYVTLVSCKLETGRTHQIRVHMKHIGHTLFNDERYGGERILKGTTFSKYKQFVDNCFKVLPRQALHAKTLGFVHPVTGEHLSFDSPVPEDMQQCIDKWRNYATHIEE